The Hymenobacter oligotrophus genome segment ACATTCTCAACTTCGAGAAAGACTACCCCGAGCTAGCTGTTTTCAAGCTTGAGCAAAACTACCGCTCCACCAAAAACATCGTAAAGGCGGCAAACTCGGTTATCAAAAACAACCAGGCGCAATTGCGCAAAAGTGTTTTCTCCGACAACGAGGAAGGCCCGCGCATCGAAGTGATCCGCGCCGCTTCGGACAACGAAGAAGGCCGCTTGGTGGCTAACAGCATCTACGAGGACAAGATGAACCACCATCTGTCCTACGAAGACTTTGCTATCCTGTACCGCACCAACGCGCAAAGCCGCGCGATGGAAGAAGCCCTGCGCAAGCTCAACATCAAGTACAAGATTGTGGGCGGCCTGAGCTTTTACCAGCGTAAGGAAATCAAGGACTTGGTGGCTTACCTGCGCCTGACGGTAAACCCGAACGACGAGCAGGCGCTGCGCCGGGTGATTAACTACCCCAAGCGCGGCATCGGCGATACGACCATCAGCAAGCTGATTAACTCGGCCGACGAAGCCAACGAAACGCTGTGGGACGTGGTGGCCAATGCCGAGAAGTTCTTGCCGGCGCGGGTATCGAACCCGGTGGTAGGCTTTGCCGAGCAGATCAAGAGCTACGCCGTGGTAGCTGGCAAGGACGATGCGTTTGAGGCCGCTAAGTTCATTGCCAAAAACTCGGGCATGATCGAGGACTTGTACGCCGACAAAAGCATTGAGGGCTTGTCGCGCTACGAGAACATTCAGGAATTGCTGAACGGTATCAAGGAGTACGTCGACGACCCCGAGCGCGAGGATAAGTCGCTGGCTTCGTTTCTGCAGGACATTGCCCTGGTTACCGACACCGACCTGAAGGATGCCAAAGACGACGGCGAGTCGGTAACGTTGATGACCATCCACTCGGCCAAGGGGTTGGAGTTCCGCAACGTGTACATCGTGGGCATGGAAGAGAACCTCTTCCCCTCGCAAATGATGATTACCTCGCGGGCCGACCTGGAGGAAGAGCGCCGCCTGTTTTACGTGGCCATTACCCGCGCCGAGAAGAAGCTGACGCTGAGCTACGCCACCTCGCGCTACCAGTGGGGCAACTTGCGCAGCTGCGAGAAAAGCCGCTTTATCGACGAAATCGACCCCACGTACGTCGATTTTAAGTACGGCACCGAAGAAAGCCCTTTCGCGCCGGTGCTGGAGCGCCGTTCGAATTTGGTTGGTGCGCAGAAGATTAAGCCCGCCGCCGCCCCGATAAAGCCCTACGTGCCCTCGGCCGACTTTAAGCCCTCGGACACTAGTAACCTAGCCGCCGGCAACAAGGTGGAACATCCCAAATTTGGCTTTGGTACAGTTACCAAAATGGAAAACCAGGCCGGACAGACGAAAGCCACCATTCAGTTTGAAGGCGGCGTAGGAGAGAAAACCTTGCTATTGAGTTTCGCTAAGCTCCGCATCCTGTAAGCCTCAGCACAAGCGTAGCGCCGCTGGTCCGGCTGGTATGTTCTGAACCTTTGATGTAGCAAATACGTCGGTCGGAACATAGCAGCCGGACCAGCGGCGCTACCTTTTATGCCGCATAAGTGCTTCCGATCAGCACAAGCATTACCGAAGCCGCGCAACAGCCGTATATTTAGCACTTCAAATGGCCGAGCTCAACTGTCCGGCCTCTCGGTTGGTCCTCCTGCTCAGCTGAGCCCCTTGGTGCCGCCGAAGTCTTTCTTGACC includes the following:
- a CDS encoding ATP-dependent helicase, whose protein sequence is MDYISLLNESQRGAVLHTEGPAMIIAGAGSGKTRVLTYRIAHLLEKGVDPFNILALTFTNKAAREMRARIEKVVGPEAKNLWMGTFHSIFARILRSEADKLGFPRHFTIYDTQDTKTLVSQIVKELDLDDKLYKPSTVLGRISAAKNKLISVQQYLNDPVIRQDDEAAMRPKIGVIYQQYQQRCFKAGAMDFDDLLYQTNVLFKDHVDVLNKYQNIFHHVMVDEYQDTNYSQYLITRKLAAKNRNICVVGDDAQSIYAFRGADIQNILNFEKDYPELAVFKLEQNYRSTKNIVKAANSVIKNNQAQLRKSVFSDNEEGPRIEVIRAASDNEEGRLVANSIYEDKMNHHLSYEDFAILYRTNAQSRAMEEALRKLNIKYKIVGGLSFYQRKEIKDLVAYLRLTVNPNDEQALRRVINYPKRGIGDTTISKLINSADEANETLWDVVANAEKFLPARVSNPVVGFAEQIKSYAVVAGKDDAFEAAKFIAKNSGMIEDLYADKSIEGLSRYENIQELLNGIKEYVDDPEREDKSLASFLQDIALVTDTDLKDAKDDGESVTLMTIHSAKGLEFRNVYIVGMEENLFPSQMMITSRADLEEERRLFYVAITRAEKKLTLSYATSRYQWGNLRSCEKSRFIDEIDPTYVDFKYGTEESPFAPVLERRSNLVGAQKIKPAAAPIKPYVPSADFKPSDTSNLAAGNKVEHPKFGFGTVTKMENQAGQTKATIQFEGGVGEKTLLLSFAKLRIL